A region from the Candidatus Electrothrix scaldis genome encodes:
- a CDS encoding DUF1566 domain-containing protein, with protein MKYLWQMIQFLRAEDMRKIILLASLVAGGVAFSATAYANNWLLYLPAILAGSGGTTTTPPSTDTSNKWLLFLPAILSGAQNNTTVVTEAPFNDTGIVLNSSQVACGTGDKEDCNYGRDADSATNSDSDGHAGFSFTKLDSSGNEGTNLDGTWDCVRDEVTGLVWTDQPTWSVADKKSWSDAQQVYAASYSNCGFSSDWRVPTLKELMSIVAYNLSTQSVDTDYFHLPELPVFWTAIENQSDSTSAWNIDFNGGFLDRASYKESSLYVRLVHGTVKTADFTDNGNGTVTDAATGLIWKKCMEGYSGSNCETETSPTTFTWSEALNLDDGEWRLPNIKELQSLVEYQNVSPAINTEIFPGTPADSTVWSNSPKSGVTDRAWYVNFSTGGTFYAENVSTVKKYVRLVKDTSATQ; from the coding sequence ATGAAATACCTCTGGCAGATGATTCAATTTTTGAGGGCTGAAGATATGAGAAAGATAATTTTATTAGCATCTCTGGTCGCCGGGGGGGTTGCTTTTTCGGCAACAGCCTATGCGAATAATTGGTTGCTTTATTTACCAGCAATTCTTGCTGGTTCAGGAGGGACAACGACAACTCCTCCTTCTACAGATACGTCGAATAAGTGGTTATTGTTTTTGCCAGCAATTTTAAGCGGCGCTCAAAATAACACGACAGTTGTCACTGAAGCCCCGTTTAATGATACTGGTATTGTGCTAAATAGTAGTCAAGTAGCATGTGGAACAGGTGACAAGGAAGATTGTAATTACGGCAGAGATGCAGATTCGGCAACAAACAGCGATAGCGATGGGCATGCTGGGTTCAGTTTTACCAAATTGGACAGCAGCGGAAATGAGGGAACAAATCTAGATGGTACTTGGGATTGCGTCAGAGATGAGGTTACAGGGCTTGTGTGGACAGATCAACCTACATGGTCTGTAGCCGATAAAAAATCTTGGTCCGATGCTCAGCAAGTGTATGCGGCCAGCTACAGCAATTGCGGTTTTTCAAGTGATTGGCGTGTTCCTACGCTTAAGGAGCTGATGAGTATTGTTGCGTATAATCTCTCGACGCAATCGGTTGATACTGATTATTTTCATCTTCCGGAGTTGCCGGTTTTCTGGACAGCGATAGAAAACCAAAGCGACTCGACTAGTGCTTGGAATATTGATTTTAATGGAGGGTTCCTTGATAGAGCCTCTTATAAAGAGAGTTCGCTCTATGTTCGATTAGTGCATGGTACTGTAAAAACAGCTGACTTTACTGATAATGGCAATGGGACGGTTACTGATGCAGCGACAGGATTGATATGGAAAAAATGTATGGAAGGATATTCCGGCTCAAATTGTGAGACTGAGACATCTCCAACAACCTTCACTTGGTCGGAAGCCCTTAATTTGGATGACGGTGAGTGGCGTCTGCCGAATATAAAGGAGCTTCAGTCTCTTGTTGAATATCAAAATGTATCTCCTGCTATTAATACAGAGATATTTCCCGGGACACCTGCTGATTCCACAGTTTGGTCCAACTCTCCAAAAAGTGGTGTGACTGATCGTGCTTGGTATGTAAACTTTTCTACCGGTGGTACGTTTTACGCAGAAAATGTTAGTACTGTGAAGAAGTATGTCCGTCTAGTAAAAGATACTTCGGCTACGCAGTAA
- a CDS encoding FmdB family zinc ribbon protein, whose amino-acid sequence MPIYEFYCQDCNTIFNFFSSRINTEKRPDCPKCGKKELHRQMSRFAVIGKAKEEDADDPLAGLDESKMEQAFEGLMREAEGMNEDDPRQMAQLMRKFTDKTGIAMGEQMEEALSRMEAGEDPDQVEREMGDLLDADDAFSLEGLKKKMYSGKRPLVHDETLYTL is encoded by the coding sequence ATGCCGATCTACGAGTTTTATTGCCAAGATTGCAACACCATCTTTAATTTTTTCTCCAGTCGAATTAACACGGAAAAACGACCGGATTGCCCCAAATGTGGAAAAAAAGAATTGCACCGACAAATGTCTCGTTTTGCTGTCATCGGCAAGGCCAAGGAAGAGGACGCTGATGACCCTTTAGCTGGTTTGGATGAGAGCAAGATGGAACAGGCCTTTGAGGGGCTGATGCGTGAGGCGGAAGGGATGAATGAAGATGATCCTCGCCAAATGGCCCAGCTGATGCGTAAATTCACCGATAAAACCGGTATCGCAATGGGTGAACAGATGGAAGAGGCCCTTTCTCGCATGGAAGCGGGAGAAGATCCTGATCAGGTTGAGCGAGAGATGGGAGACCTGCTTGACGCAGATGATGCTTTTTCCTTAGAGGGGTTGAAGAAAAAGATGTATTCCGGCAAACGGCCTCTTGTCCATGATGAAACCCTGTATACCCTTTAA